A stretch of DNA from Microlunatus sp. Gsoil 973:
GACACCCTCGCCGGCGGTCTGCTGCTGGTGGAATACCTCGTCGCCCGGGTGCTCGACCGGCTGGGCGAGAGTGCCCAGCAGCGCCTGCAGGTATGGGAATCCGCGCGATCGGCAGATTTCAGCTGATCGGGGTCACCAGACCCGGTAGTCGACCGCGGTCACGTACGCCGGCCCGGTCCGCGGTGTCACCGCCAGTTCCAGGTGCCACAGACCGGGCAGCGGAGCCGTCGCGTCGACACTTCGCCAAGCCCCACCGGCGGCATCGAACCGTACGTCGACCGCCGACACCCCGGCGTCACCGGATGACAGTCGCCCGGACAGTGCGCGGATCCGCACCCGGCGCCCGGACGCGTCGACCGCCACGACGGTGATCTCCTGCGGCCCACGCCTGGTGTCGGGAATGCTCACCTGCAGCTGATCGGCGGCAAACCGTGCCGACACGGTGACCGACGGACCGTACTGGTCCTTGGCCGGGGAGTGGCGCTCAACACGGTGGCTGCGGCCACCACAAGAGCCATGATCACGACCTCGACGATCACCAGCCGTCCGGCCCGAGCGACGTTCCCGCGGCGCAGGGCGATCCGGCTCCCGGTCCAGCCGATGATCACCGCGCCGGCCGCGAGGCCGAGCTTGATCAACAACGTGAGCCCGTACGGTGTCTGCCAGAGTGCTTCGATCGGCTGGATCTGGCGCCAGGCCAGGAACTCTCCGGACAGCACCAATGCGGCGACGGCCAGGAACGCCCGTCGTGACCAGGCATCGACGATCGCAGGCGCGGCACGCGGCAGCGAACCCAATCGTGGTCGGACGACCAGCAGCAGATCGATCACCCCGCCGATCCAGATCGCCATAGCGGCCAGGTGCACGGCGGTCGCCGGCAGGGCGAGCCACCGGTTGGCACCGGCGAATCCGTGCCCGGAGGCGGCGATCGTGACCAGCACGGCAGTCGAAGCGATCCACCAGGCCACCTGCAGGATGCGATCGCCGTGCGGCTGCGCGCGGGTTGGTCGCACTGCTGCACCCAGCGGTAGCAGGGCGGCCGCCAGAGTGAACCGCGCCGCGAGCAGCCGGCCCTGGTCACCGATCAGGGTGAAGGGCAGGTTCTGCGGCTGCAGCATCCCGGCCAGACCGGTGCCTTCGGCCGCCGGCGTCGCGGCGAGCAGTTCGGCGATGGTGCCGATCATGATCAACAGCGGCCCACCGATGATCATCGGACGGAGTCGGTCCGAGCGCAGTGCCGACGGCCAGGCCAGGAGTGCGGCGACAAGGCACCCGACCGCGCCGACCACGCCGGCATAGGTCAACCCGGTACCGATCGCCGCGATCACCCCGGGCGGTCCGGCGCCGACCTGGGACGGCTGATTGACGGATCGCGGGTCCTCGCCGACACCGAACCGGATCGAACCGACGACGACATGGCTGTCGGCGGAAACGATGCGATAACTGACCAGATAGGTCGCGGTGTGCGATCCGGGGCGGCGGTCCAGGGCGATGATCACGGTCCGGCCACTGTCGCCGGCCGAGGGCTTGCCGGCGTCGACCCTGCCGCCGGCAGTGGAGACCACCGTTGTGCCTCCGGTGACGATCTGGACCGGTTCGTCGAAGCGCAGCGTCACCCGAGCAGGAATGCGGTCGAGCCGACTGCCGTCCAGCGGAGTGCTGCCGACCAGCACAGCGTGGGCGGCGGCGGTCGGCGATCCGATCGCGATGATCAACAACGCTGCCGGCAGAACGGCGATCAACAGCAGAGCCTTGCGCACCACGGGTCAGGCGTCCGGCCGGCGGGTGCGCAATACGGCGATGATCGCGATCACCAACGCAACGGCGGCGACCGCGATCCCGATGACGGCCAGCCGGCCGGGCACCGGACTGGCGACCACGGCCTGCTCCGGCGCCGGGCTCGCCGTCGCCGGGCCGGAAAGGTTGATGACCGGCGCCGGATGGTCCGGTTCGGCCGCACCGGTCGGGAGTTGGTTCCAGGAGACGACCGTGCCGTCGCTGTAATGCTGATCGGTGGGGAAGGCGACGGTCGCCGTCCTGGGCAACGGACCGGCCATGAGGTTGAACAGGCCGAACTCGCCGGGCTTGATCGCGCCGGCCGGCGAGTCCGCCCTCCAGACCACCCGTTTCACGTACGCCTCCACCGGGCCGTCGTCGGTGTGCACCGGCTTGTCCAACCTGCCGGTCTGGACCCGCGCGGTCCACCCGTCGACCGGTGCCACCGACACAGACGTGATCGGCGTCGAGACCGGGAAGTTGATGATCACCTCTGTCGTCGAGGCGGTGTCGGATTCGGTCGGCACCCGGAAGGTCAGCAACCCGTACCCTCCGGGTGTCGCATCGGTGGCACTGACCCGGATATGAGCCGACGCCGCGGCCGGTAGGCCGACGATGATCATCAGTCCGAGGGCGGCGGTCAGCATCAACCGGCGACCGGCGCGGGTCAGCTGGTTCGGGCCGGTCACACGATCACCGCCAGATTGCTCAACGCCATGCCGGCTGCCATCAACGCCGCCACACCGGTGTCGGCGAGCCGGCGTCGATCGACCGCACCCGCTGCCGCCCCGATGCGTACGAAACCGATGACGTACCACAGCGTGGCGGCGACGAACCCGATGCCGATCATGATCGAGACCGGATCGGCCCAGGGGTGAGCCGATGGGGCGGACGGTCCGATCGCGCCCGCCGGGGACTTCGGGGACGTTGTAGTGCCCGACATGGTCATCCCCATGCCCGGCATCTGCATGCGCGATGCGGCCGACACCGCCGAGCCGGACCCACCCGCGGTCGCGGCGGCGGCGCGCCCGGCGCCGGGCAGTGGAGCCATGATCACCGCCATCCAGACCATGGCAAGCATCATCACCGAGTGGTAGGCCAACCGTGGCCTGCCGGAGTGGTGGCTGTCGATGGTCTCGAAGATCGCCCGGGGCCGGAACAGGAACAGATAGGCGTACCAGAGGGCGGCGGCGGTGAAGAGCAGGATCTGCACCCCGGCCGGCACCCTGACCGACCAGCCCAAGGGCATCATGATCATCAGGATCGACATCAGCAGATGGCTGCCGTCGACGACGCGATCATTCCGGTTGCGGTCACGGACCACCCGCACCAGGTAGTAGCCGCCGGTCGCGGCGAACAGCACGATGACCAGCGGTCCCACGTACGTCATCATCTGCTGTCGCCTTCTGCCTGGATCGCTTGCTCGTCGGACCGAGCGCCGCACCGGATGGCGGGCGGCCCGCTCGCAGGATTCTACATAACGTAGAAGTCGGGCAGCCGGCTGTGGTCGTACTCGGCGGCGCACCACTTGGTCGGCGCCGCACCACTTACTTGGCGGCGCACCATTTGGTTGGCGGCGCACCACGTGCTCGGCGGCGCACCACTTGGTCGGCGGCGCACCGGCTGCAGCGGGTGCGAGGTCGAGGAACTGGTGCGGCGCCGACCGACTGGTGCGGGAACGGGTGGCGGGCCAGGTCGGTCCGTGTGCCCTGGCTCGTCGAAGGTGGCGTCGCCCGCCCCGTGCTCGGCGGCGCACCACTTACTCGGCGGCGCACCATTTGGTCGGCGGCGCACCATTTGGTTGGCGGCGCACCACTTGGTTGGCGGCGCACCGGCTGGTCGGCGGCGCACCGGCTGCAGCGGGTGCGAGGTCGAGGAACTGGTGCGGCGCCGAGCAACTGGCGCGGGAACGGTCGGCGGGCCAGGTCGATCCGTGTGCCCTGGCTCGTCGAAGGGGCGTCGCCCGCCCCGTGCTCGGCGGCGCACCACTTACTCGGCGGCGCACCACTTGGTCGGCGGCGCACCACTTGGTCGGCGGCGCACCGGCTGCAGCGGGTGCGAGGTCGAGGAACTGGTGCGGCGCCGAGCAACTGGTGCGGGAACGGTCGGCGGACCGGCGGACCGGCCGGCTGAACGGCTGGACGGACGGGCAGCGACGTCGTGGACCAGCACGGGGCCGCCGGTTCCGCGTCCGTCGGTTCGGTCCGGTCGTAGGTGTGGACCACCGGGTATGCCCTCGGGTGGCGGTCGGAGTGAAGTCGGGGGCGATCGGCAACAATGGCGGGCATGACGACCGACCTGCACACCCATTCCAATGTCAGCGACGGCACCGACACGCCGGCGGAGCTGGTTCGCAACGCCAAGGCGGCCGGTTTGTCGGCGGTGGCGCTCACCGACCATGACACCTTCGACGGTTTGGACCAGGCGGTCGCTGAGGGTGAGCGGATCGGCATCACGGTGATCCGGGGAATGGAGCTGTCCTGCCAGAACAGCGGAATGAGCATCCACCTGCTGATGTACGGCGGCAACGAGTCCGATCAGCAACTACAGAGCGAGATGACCAAGGTTCGCGAGGGTCGCAGCAACCGGCTGCGGCCGGTGCTGGCCAAGCTCGCCGAACTCGGCGTGCCGGTGACCGAGGAGGCGGTGCTGGCCAAGGTGGGGGACAGTCCGTCGGTGGGCCGTCCGCACATCGCGGACGCGCTGGTCGAGGCGGGTCACGTGCGGGACCGGCAGGAGGCATTCGACCGGTTCCTCGCCGATGGCGGACCGGCCCACGTCGAGCGGTACACGATCGATGTCGCACACGGCATCGACCTGGTGACCGCTGCCGGGGGCGTACCGGTGATCGCCCACCCGTGGGGACGGGGCCGGGAGGCCGCGTTGCCGCCGGAATACCTGAAGATGCTGGTCAACGACCACGGGCTGGCCGGCATCGAGGTCGATCATCAGGACCACGATCCGCGGACGCGTGCCGCACTCCGAGACCTGGCCGGGGAGCTCGGGGTCTTCGTCACCGGATCCAGCGACTATCACGGCACCGGCAAGATCGATCACGACCTGGGCGTGAACACCACCGCGCCGCAGGTGCTGGCCGAGATCGTCGGCAGGATCGAGCGATCAGGCGTCTGACTTGTGGCCGGCGGTGCCGGACGACCGCCTGCGCCGCCGCCGGCGGGGTGTCGAGTTGCCCGACGCCTCGCCCTCGGACGAGGGCGCCGTCTCGGCGGCCTGAGCCGTCCCGGATGTCGTGGTGTCCCCGGCAGCCGACGCATCGCCGCCGACCGGCTTCCCGTTGCGCATGCGCACCCTGTTGCGCTTGGGCCTCTCGGCCCGGCGAGGGCGTTCGCGTCCGCCACGATCGGACTGATGATCATCATCGGACCGGTCGCGTGCCGGGATGATCCGGCCCTTGGCGGACGGGTCGATGCCCAGATCATGGAAGAGGTGCTCGGAGGTGGAGTACGTCTCCTGCGGCTCCTCGAAGGGCAGCCCGAGCGCGTTGTTGATCACCTTCCACCGGGTCAGGTCGGCCCAGTCGACGAAGGTGATCGCCACCCCGGAGGCGCCGGCCCGGCCGGTCCGCCCGATCCGGTGCACGTAGGTGCTCTCGTCGTCCGGGCACTCGTAGTTGATCACATGGCTGACCCCGGTGACGTCGATGCCGCGGGCGGCGACGTCGGTGGCGACCAGCGTGTCGATCGTGCCCTCGCGGAACCGTCGCAACGCCTTCTCCCGAAGGACCTGGGACAGGTCACCGTGGATGGATGCTGCCTTGAAGCCGCGTTCCGCAAGATCATCGGTGACCCGCTGGGCGCTGCGCTTGGTCCGGCAGAA
This window harbors:
- a CDS encoding PHP domain-containing protein, which gives rise to MTTDLHTHSNVSDGTDTPAELVRNAKAAGLSAVALTDHDTFDGLDQAVAEGERIGITVIRGMELSCQNSGMSIHLLMYGGNESDQQLQSEMTKVREGRSNRLRPVLAKLAELGVPVTEEAVLAKVGDSPSVGRPHIADALVEAGHVRDRQEAFDRFLADGGPAHVERYTIDVAHGIDLVTAAGGVPVIAHPWGRGREAALPPEYLKMLVNDHGLAGIEVDHQDHDPRTRAALRDLAGELGVFVTGSSDYHGTGKIDHDLGVNTTAPQVLAEIVGRIERSGV
- a CDS encoding YcnI family protein, which translates into the protein MTGPNQLTRAGRRLMLTAALGLMIIVGLPAAASAHIRVSATDATPGGYGLLTFRVPTESDTASTTEVIINFPVSTPITSVSVAPVDGWTARVQTGRLDKPVHTDDGPVEAYVKRVVWRADSPAGAIKPGEFGLFNLMAGPLPRTATVAFPTDQHYSDGTVVSWNQLPTGAAEPDHPAPVINLSGPATASPAPEQAVVASPVPGRLAVIGIAVAAVALVIAIIAVLRTRRPDA
- a CDS encoding DUF5134 domain-containing protein, with amino-acid sequence MMTYVGPLVIVLFAATGGYYLVRVVRDRNRNDRVVDGSHLLMSILMIMMPLGWSVRVPAGVQILLFTAAALWYAYLFLFRPRAIFETIDSHHSGRPRLAYHSVMMLAMVWMAVIMAPLPGAGRAAAATAGGSGSAVSAASRMQMPGMGMTMSGTTTSPKSPAGAIGPSAPSAHPWADPVSIMIGIGFVAATLWYVIGFVRIGAAAGAVDRRRLADTGVAALMAAGMALSNLAVIV
- a CDS encoding copper resistance CopC/CopD family protein, with translation MVRKALLLIAVLPAALLIIAIGSPTAAAHAVLVGSTPLDGSRLDRIPARVTLRFDEPVQIVTGGTTVVSTAGGRVDAGKPSAGDSGRTVIIALDRRPGSHTATYLVSYRIVSADSHVVVGSIRFGVGEDPRSVNQPSQVGAGPPGVIAAIGTGLTYAGVVGAVGCLVAALLAWPSALRSDRLRPMIIGGPLLIMIGTIAELLAATPAAEGTGLAGMLQPQNLPFTLIGDQGRLLAARFTLAAALLPLGAAVRPTRAQPHGDRILQVAWWIASTAVLVTIAASGHGFAGANRWLALPATAVHLAAMAIWIGGVIDLLLVVRPRLGSLPRAAPAIVDAWSRRAFLAVAALVLSGEFLAWRQIQPIEALWQTPYGLTLLIKLGLAAGAVIIGWTGSRIALRRGNVARAGRLVIVEVVIMALVVAAATVLSATPRPRTSTVRRSPCRHGLPPISCR